The sequence below is a genomic window from Candidatus Binatia bacterium.
CGCTCAGGGTGACATTCCGGCGGGTGACACGACGCGAGAACGCGTCTACTGGCGATAGTGCTCGACGACGTCGCTGCTGCGGATGTGCGCGATCCCCGGATCTTGGCCGGCGTCGCGGCGAGCCCGGCGCTGTCGCATTAAATCCCAGTACTGATCGAGGCGCACCGATATCGCCTCGAGCCGAGCGAGATCGTCGGCGGTGAGTTTGCCGTTCTCGCCGTGTTCGAGC
It includes:
- a CDS encoding DUF2630 family protein, giving the protein MNDAEIRDHIESLVAEEHRLLEHGENGKLTADDLARLEAISVRLDQYWDLMRQRRARRDAGQDPGIAHIRSSDVVEHYRQ